A part of Gemmobacter sp. 24YEA27 genomic DNA contains:
- a CDS encoding FGGY family carbohydrate kinase: MNGHLTLGVDIGTTNVKASILDTQSGRIVAFGSQEHPLFHPRPGWAEQEADNYWSAVVSAIRQCLEQGNFADRIAGVAISGLVGVTLPVNDKGQPLRPAMIWMDSRSEAECDDIRRRVGESEINRINGNRVAPWFIDPKALWMAKHEPHIFAATHKFLSPSGYCTFRMSGAFTMNTGDAGLCYAYEYQKAAWNAKAAEAIGIPIEKLPRLYQSHEVVGEVTRRAAEETGLRAGTPVAAGGTDISSAALGVGVTRPGQAFYSMGTGSNLGVIIPTEQRLDEFRVLKWPHVLPGLTMFDAPMAFTGASLKWFRDQWGDSEWQLAERMGENVFDLFTAQARHVPPGANGLLYLPYLGNSLAPNWNSNATGVFFGVRPTTGRADMIRALIEGVAFDLLSNFRIATEAGAEIDTLVLNGGPTKSRFWNQITANVVNRPLQVPDIGEAAPVGDAVLAAVAAGIYPDPVTPLADIVRIRETIDPDPAAHERYLEFFSIWQEVYQNLRPTMDRHRGLMERLEG; this comes from the coding sequence ATGAACGGACATCTGACGCTTGGCGTCGATATCGGCACGACCAATGTCAAAGCATCCATCCTTGACACCCAGAGCGGCAGGATCGTCGCTTTCGGCTCACAGGAACATCCGCTTTTTCACCCGCGTCCGGGCTGGGCCGAGCAGGAGGCCGATAATTACTGGTCGGCTGTGGTCTCGGCGATCCGGCAATGTCTGGAACAGGGAAATTTCGCAGACCGGATCGCGGGGGTCGCGATCTCGGGTCTGGTTGGCGTCACCCTGCCCGTGAATGACAAGGGCCAGCCACTGCGCCCGGCGATGATCTGGATGGACAGCCGGTCAGAGGCCGAATGCGACGACATCCGCCGCCGCGTGGGCGAAAGCGAGATCAACCGTATCAACGGCAATCGCGTGGCGCCCTGGTTCATCGACCCCAAGGCGCTGTGGATGGCGAAACATGAGCCGCATATCTTTGCGGCCACGCATAAATTCCTCTCGCCATCGGGCTATTGCACCTTCCGCATGTCGGGCGCCTTTACCATGAACACAGGCGATGCGGGTCTCTGCTATGCCTATGAATATCAGAAAGCCGCCTGGAACGCCAAAGCCGCCGAGGCGATCGGCATTCCGATCGAAAAGCTGCCCCGTCTCTATCAGAGCCATGAGGTGGTCGGCGAAGTGACGCGCCGCGCTGCCGAGGAAACCGGTTTGCGGGCGGGCACCCCGGTCGCGGCGGGCGGCACCGATATCAGCTCTGCGGCGCTCGGGGTCGGGGTCACGCGGCCCGGTCAGGCCTTTTATTCGATGGGGACCGGATCGAACCTCGGGGTCATCATTCCGACCGAGCAGCGCCTTGATGAATTCCGCGTCCTGAAATGGCCGCATGTGCTGCCGGGGCTGACGATGTTCGATGCGCCGATGGCCTTTACCGGCGCCTCGCTGAAATGGTTCCGCGATCAGTGGGGCGACAGTGAATGGCAGCTGGCCGAGCGGATGGGCGAGAATGTCTTCGACCTCTTTACCGCCCAGGCCCGCCATGTGCCGCCCGGCGCGAACGGGCTTTTGTATCTGCCCTATCTGGGCAATTCGCTTGCCCCGAACTGGAACAGCAATGCGACCGGCGTCTTCTTCGGTGTGCGTCCGACCACCGGCCGCGCCGATATGATCCGCGCCCTGATCGAGGGTGTGGCCTTTGATCTGCTGTCGAACTTCCGCATCGCCACCGAAGCCGGGGCCGAGATCGACACGCTGGTGCTGAATGGCGGCCCGACCAAAAGCCGGTTCTGGAACCAGATCACCGCCAATGTGGTGAACCGCCCGCTGCAGGTGCCGGATATCGGCGAGGCCGCGCCCGTAGGCGATGCGGTTCTGGCAGCGGTTGCTGCCGGGATCTACCCCGATCCGGTCACGCCGCTCGCCGATATCGTCCGCATCCGCGAGACCATCGACCCCGACCCCGCCGCCCATGAACGCTATTTGGAGTTCTTCTCGATCTGGCAGGAGGTGTACCAGAACCTGCGCCCGACCATGGACCGCCATCGCGGCCTCATGGAACGGCTGGAGGGCTGA
- a CDS encoding sugar ABC transporter ATP-binding protein, with translation MDMSAPLLELRGIGKSFPGVRALHDVSLDLQAGEVHALLGENGAGKSTLLSCMNGLLRPDEGKILIAGREVQFARPAAAIAARLAMVHQELVLCGNLSVAQNIWLGREIRRAGGRIDRAATRDRTRELLAMVGLDLDPDCILGTLGLAEQQIVEICKALASDPRIIVLDEPTASLDDDQVQRLLGVVRRLRDRGLGIIYVSHRLNEVLELADRMTVLRDGRHVVTRDLNGMTEEGIVSYMVGTNRAGDGFAWSARPIGAPVLEVERAVTRGRLKDVSLRVHAGEIVGVAGLLGCHREELAQAIFGTVPLQSGAIRIDGNSPRLTSPMAAIRAGVAYMPADRKEQGLVLGMSVGENITMTELDRLSRLGLIRRSAARRMSLDLMRRLGIRASGPGQRAGQLSGGNQQKIVIAKWMTKPGRVVIAEDPTRGVDIGAKSEIWGALRSLAEEGRGLLVMTTELQEMMQVCDRIVVMSRGRITGEFTRDAFDVERITACFFS, from the coding sequence ATGGATATGTCTGCGCCCTTGCTGGAACTGCGCGGGATCGGCAAGTCCTTTCCCGGCGTGCGTGCGCTCCATGATGTCAGCCTTGATCTGCAGGCGGGCGAGGTCCATGCGCTGCTTGGCGAGAACGGCGCAGGCAAATCGACACTGCTCTCCTGCATGAACGGGTTGTTGCGCCCGGATGAGGGCAAGATCCTGATCGCAGGCCGCGAGGTGCAGTTCGCGCGCCCTGCGGCCGCGATTGCGGCGCGGCTGGCTATGGTTCACCAGGAGCTGGTGCTGTGCGGCAATCTGAGCGTGGCGCAGAATATTTGGCTGGGCCGTGAGATCCGGCGGGCCGGCGGCAGGATCGACCGCGCCGCTACCCGGGACCGCACCCGCGAGCTGCTGGCCATGGTCGGACTGGATCTGGATCCGGACTGCATCCTGGGCACTCTGGGCCTGGCCGAACAGCAGATCGTCGAAATCTGCAAGGCGCTGGCCAGCGATCCGCGCATCATCGTGCTGGATGAACCAACCGCCTCTCTGGATGACGACCAGGTGCAGCGCCTGCTTGGGGTGGTGCGCCGCCTCAGAGATCGCGGGCTGGGCATCATCTATGTCTCGCATCGTCTGAACGAGGTGCTGGAGCTTGCCGACCGCATGACCGTGCTGCGCGACGGGCGTCATGTCGTCACCCGTGACCTGAACGGTATGACCGAAGAGGGGATCGTCTCTTACATGGTTGGCACCAACCGCGCGGGTGACGGGTTCGCCTGGTCAGCCCGACCGATCGGCGCCCCGGTGCTGGAGGTCGAGCGCGCCGTAACACGCGGCAGGCTGAAAGATGTCTCATTGCGGGTCCATGCCGGCGAAATCGTCGGGGTCGCGGGGCTTCTGGGCTGCCACCGCGAGGAACTGGCCCAGGCGATTTTCGGCACTGTGCCGTTGCAAAGCGGGGCGATCCGCATTGACGGCAACAGCCCCCGCCTCACCTCGCCTATGGCGGCGATCCGGGCGGGCGTGGCCTATATGCCGGCGGACCGCAAGGAACAGGGGCTCGTCCTGGGCATGTCGGTCGGCGAGAATATCACCATGACCGAACTTGACCGCCTGTCGCGGCTCGGCCTGATCCGGCGCAGTGCGGCGCGACGGATGAGCCTTGATCTGATGCGCCGTCTTGGCATCCGCGCCAGCGGACCGGGTCAGCGCGCGGGGCAGCTTTCGGGCGGCAATCAGCAAAAGATCGTCATCGCGAAATGGATGACGAAGCCCGGCCGCGTGGTGATCGCCGAAGATCCCACGCGCGGTGTCGATATTGGCGCGAAAAGTGAGATCTGGGGCGCCCTGCGCAGCCTTGCCGAAGAGGGGCGCGGGCTGCTGGTTATGACAACCGAGCTGCAGGAAATGATGCAGGTCTGCGACCGTATTGTTGTGATGAGCCGCGGCCGCATCACCGGCGAATTCACCCGCGATGCCTTTGATGTGGAACGGATCACGGCCTGCTTCTTCTCGTGA
- a CDS encoding fatty acid desaturase — MDGNGSASYAGIGGIGSNVWPLTGAEMISRSKLKELRARSNGPGLVNLAVHISALAVTGFLVWLASGNLWLQIPAMVLYGTIIVLTFAPLHECSHGTAFRSRWLNYLVGIAIATATLRPFLYFKYRHAAHHTYTQHDDLDPDIVPFPTSLREYFRLVLGASFWPKLLGTLWRGATGRYNEEEKSFLPESVRGRVSLEIRLDVLLYITIAAASVYYGSMIALTYWLIPRFLGEPVLRAIRMAEHTGAEESPDLLANTRTTLANPIFRKLYWNMPFHAEHHLASSVPFHALGQLHDHVQPHLKHVSRGYIQVHREILAEVLRLQREKRQAR, encoded by the coding sequence ATGGATGGAAACGGCTCTGCCAGCTATGCTGGCATTGGCGGGATCGGCAGCAATGTCTGGCCGCTCACTGGCGCGGAAATGATTTCGCGCAGCAAACTCAAAGAGTTGCGGGCACGCAGCAATGGGCCTGGACTGGTCAACCTTGCGGTGCATATCTCGGCGCTGGCGGTAACCGGTTTTCTGGTCTGGCTGGCCTCGGGCAATCTCTGGCTGCAGATCCCGGCCATGGTGCTTTACGGCACGATTATCGTGCTGACTTTTGCGCCACTGCATGAATGTTCGCATGGCACGGCCTTCAGATCGCGCTGGCTGAACTACCTCGTCGGCATCGCCATTGCGACGGCGACGCTCAGGCCCTTCCTTTACTTCAAATACCGCCATGCCGCGCATCACACCTATACGCAGCATGATGATCTCGACCCAGATATCGTGCCCTTCCCCACCTCGCTGCGCGAGTATTTCCGTCTGGTACTGGGCGCGTCTTTCTGGCCGAAACTGCTGGGCACTTTGTGGCGCGGCGCGACCGGGCGCTATAATGAGGAAGAGAAAAGCTTCCTGCCCGAAAGCGTGCGCGGCCGTGTTTCGCTGGAAATCCGGCTTGATGTTCTGCTTTACATCACGATTGCTGCGGCCTCGGTCTATTACGGCAGCATGATTGCGCTGACCTACTGGCTGATCCCGCGCTTTCTGGGCGAGCCCGTTCTGCGCGCCATCCGCATGGCCGAACATACCGGTGCCGAGGAAAGCCCGGACCTGCTGGCAAATACCCGCACCACGCTGGCCAATCCGATCTTCCGCAAGCTCTACTGGAACATGCCCTTCCATGCCGAACATCACCTGGCATCCTCGGTCCCGTTCCATGCGCTTGGCCAGTTGCATGACCATGTGCAGCCGCATCTGAAACATGTCAGCCGCGGCTATATCCAGGTCCATCGCGAGATCCTGGCCGAAGTGCTGCGCCTTCAGCGCGAGAAAAGGCAAGCACGATGA
- a CDS encoding FAD-dependent oxidoreductase, which yields MSMDAGRIAGTARIVVIGSGHSAGRLIGQLKSLGHRGQMVLVGEEAHPPYERPWLSKSMLTEPVEPALPSILPDLEGVEFRPLRQAVAIDRNAGRVRLEDGSDEAYDILVLATGLAPRRLALFDGMEDRVLCLHKLDEARALRARLRQETGAGSVALIGAGFIGLEVASSARQLGCAVDIIEKAPLPLMRALPEALGRQIATLHEAEGSRLHLGTGVADVAAEGDGVRLSLENGSHISAKTVVLGMGGTPRDTLAREAGLDLADGILTDAAGRSSDPQIFAIGDVARQRSGTAEMAGIRLESWRNAEDSAIAAAAAILDAPPPPPPGAPSFWTEQLGQRIQFIGQPVADGELWQSGEAFRPGYGAFLMRDDCLHQAVFVNAPKVMRAAREAFRRDGRIAADTLSALGFRRI from the coding sequence ATGAGCATGGATGCGGGCCGGATTGCCGGAACTGCCAGAATTGTCGTCATCGGGTCCGGCCATTCGGCCGGGCGGCTGATCGGACAGCTGAAATCTCTGGGGCACAGGGGTCAGATGGTGCTGGTCGGCGAAGAGGCCCATCCGCCCTATGAGCGGCCCTGGCTCTCGAAATCGATGCTGACCGAGCCGGTGGAACCAGCGCTGCCCTCTATTCTGCCTGATCTGGAGGGCGTGGAGTTCCGCCCTTTGCGTCAGGCGGTCGCGATTGACCGCAATGCGGGGCGGGTGCGGCTGGAGGATGGCAGCGACGAGGCCTATGACATTCTCGTCCTCGCCACCGGTCTGGCCCCACGCAGGCTGGCCCTGTTTGACGGAATGGAAGACCGTGTGCTCTGCCTGCACAAACTGGACGAGGCGCGCGCATTGCGTGCCCGTCTGCGCCAGGAAACCGGCGCGGGCAGTGTCGCGCTGATCGGGGCAGGCTTTATCGGACTGGAAGTGGCCTCATCCGCCCGTCAGCTGGGCTGCGCCGTCGATATCATCGAAAAGGCACCCCTGCCGCTGATGCGCGCCCTGCCAGAGGCCCTTGGCCGACAGATCGCCACCTTGCATGAGGCAGAGGGTTCACGCCTGCATCTCGGGACCGGGGTGGCTGACGTCGCAGCAGAGGGCGACGGCGTCCGGCTGAGTCTGGAGAATGGCAGCCATATCTCGGCAAAAACCGTTGTTCTGGGCATGGGCGGCACACCGCGTGACACGCTGGCCCGGGAGGCAGGGCTTGATCTTGCCGACGGGATCCTGACCGACGCGGCTGGCCGCAGCTCTGACCCGCAGATCTTCGCAATCGGCGATGTTGCCCGCCAGCGCTCCGGCACGGCAGAAATGGCCGGCATCAGGCTGGAATCCTGGCGCAACGCCGAAGACAGCGCCATTGCCGCCGCCGCTGCTATCCTTGATGCGCCCCCGCCCCCGCCCCCGGGCGCACCGTCTTTCTGGACCGAGCAACTGGGTCAGCGCATCCAGTTCATCGGGCAGCCGGTCGCAGATGGCGAGCTCTGGCAGTCGGGTGAGGCCTTCCGCCCCGGCTATGGGGCCTTTCTCATGCGCGACGATTGCCTGCATCAGGCGGTTTTCGTCAATGCCCCCAAGGTCATGCGCGCCGCCCGCGAGGCCTTTCGCCGGGATGGCAGAATTGCCGCCGACACCCTCTCTGCGCTTGGTTTCCGGCGCATCTGA
- a CDS encoding alpha/beta hydrolase, with protein MAHEDEADWVFRDRHPERGEVYARMDSESERAYATLKVQRGLHYGDHPREALDLFPGQPGAPLVVFFHGGYWQSLSRERFAFVADPLVRAGFNVALPGYPLAPEASLSAIVAAASIAVKAATEAATAAGLAPSGWIAAGHSAGAHLALMTALSPQSVPLRGVVAISPICDLDPLRGTSLDNALKLTRQDVRSLSPARLPLPSARVQMIVGADESAGFRGQTFSHTARMVQAGHDCSCRELPGLNHYTIPLEIRRPYSSIMAAVIELTGTPAGQGGTGLCLQGNV; from the coding sequence ATGGCACACGAAGATGAAGCGGATTGGGTGTTTCGTGACCGCCATCCCGAGCGCGGCGAGGTCTATGCCCGGATGGACAGCGAAAGCGAGCGGGCCTATGCGACGCTGAAAGTACAGCGCGGCCTGCACTATGGTGACCATCCGCGTGAAGCGCTCGACCTTTTTCCCGGCCAGCCGGGGGCGCCGCTGGTGGTCTTTTTTCATGGCGGGTACTGGCAGTCTCTTTCTCGCGAACGCTTTGCCTTTGTTGCAGACCCCCTGGTCCGCGCCGGATTCAATGTCGCCCTGCCCGGCTATCCATTGGCGCCAGAGGCTTCGCTGAGCGCAATTGTTGCCGCAGCCAGTATCGCAGTGAAAGCCGCCACAGAGGCCGCAACTGCGGCTGGCCTTGCCCCCTCGGGCTGGATCGCCGCAGGTCATTCTGCGGGGGCACATCTGGCACTGATGACCGCGCTTTCACCGCAATCTGTTCCCTTGCGTGGTGTGGTCGCCATCAGCCCGATCTGTGATCTTGATCCCTTGCGCGGCACCAGCCTCGACAACGCGCTGAAGCTGACCCGCCAGGATGTCCGGAGCCTGAGCCCTGCGCGGCTGCCGCTGCCATCCGCAAGGGTGCAGATGATTGTCGGGGCGGATGAAAGCGCAGGGTTCCGGGGTCAGACCTTCAGCCACACCGCCCGCATGGTGCAAGCCGGCCATGATTGTTCCTGTCGTGAGCTGCCCGGCCTCAATCACTACACGATTCCCCTTGAGATTCGTCGCCCTTACTCGTCGATCATGGCTGCAGTCATCGAGCTGACCGGAACACCGGCAGGCCAGGGAGGAACAGGACTATGCTTACAAGGGAACGTCTGA